The Desulfobotulus mexicanus genome has a segment encoding these proteins:
- the hsdR gene encoding type I restriction-modification system endonuclease, which produces MATDHSGAKGNFDFLKSHDPIFSELALRAEEAFASDPNTTLIKLRQLGEAFAQDIATRCAIPFDNQTTQATLLYRLQQDMGLDPQIREIFHTLRIEGNKATHAFRTCHRQAMDGLKLARSLAVWFHRSFAKNAKDFKPGPFVPPKDPSQPLRELQEEMEQLKASLKDAFEKEGESRALAELIAREKEEYEALAELMDAEARSFEERAKVQEQRLEKEREAFESRIKNLQEALEKQKNEKTDTPGLKEIRKRTAQAAKNLSLNEELTRILIDAKLKESGWEADSQSLTHALGARPEKGRNLAIAEWPLSGGQRADYILFAGLIPLAVVEAKRENINVAAAIPQAERYARAFRPSKSMQPPLENGPWPDGQQAFFGIPFAYACNGRPFLPQMAEQSGTWFRDLRSPSSIRRALENFHSPSGLLDMLARSRRESMEFLKKEPFGYLRLREYQKQAITAVEEALGRGDRRCLVAMATGTGKTRTIIGLMYRLLKAEGFHRILFLVDRTALGGQAMDAFKEAPLEQNLSLSRVYNIAEMGDMAEEAETRIQVATVQAMVRRIFMVETPPAVDTFDCIIVDEAHRGYTLDQEMDEGELLCRDAFQYQSAYRRVLEYFDAVRIGLTATPARHTTEIFGRPVYTYSYREAVAEDWLIDHEPPIRYETALTRHGIHFEKGEVQAINMKTGAVELAELEDELDFDVESFNRRVITEGFNRVICGELAKELDPFGDEKTMIFCATQNHAEMVKRLLDEAFSEKYNGDYNEASVRIITGRTDKVDQVIRLYKNERYPVVAITVDLLTTGIDVPPICHLVFLRRVRSRILFEQMMGRATRRCDAIGKTVFRVYDPVGIYAALEKVTDMKPLVKNPGITIAQLLDEISDAPRLKEALEQPGERKGSPATHAHDVLDQLSQKLMRVMRKAEKKAETRPEMREKLAELEKSWGCATEEMPRFLRELGPEKASDFIRSQPGFLRQVEEVQAILGSYVRPLIYEGADELLERSQTWGEHGRPEDYLDAFTRFIREEVNRNAALMAVVNRPKDLTRSSLKEIRLFLDGAGFPEAHLRKAWASRTNEDIAASVIGFIRQAALGEALVPFETRVHNALQRILAMHEWSGVQKQWLKRLAVQLSHEVVVDAEFINRVFAAHGGVKRFDKVLDNRLDAVLETFSEELWQAG; this is translated from the coding sequence ATGGCGACAGATCATTCCGGAGCAAAGGGCAATTTTGATTTTTTGAAAAGCCATGACCCCATTTTTTCTGAGCTGGCCCTGCGTGCGGAAGAGGCCTTTGCCAGCGATCCCAACACCACCCTCATTAAACTTCGTCAGCTGGGCGAAGCCTTTGCTCAGGACATCGCCACCCGCTGCGCCATCCCCTTTGACAATCAGACCACTCAGGCTACCCTTCTTTACAGGCTCCAGCAGGACATGGGCCTTGATCCGCAGATCCGGGAGATCTTCCATACCCTTCGTATCGAGGGCAACAAGGCCACCCACGCCTTCCGCACCTGCCACAGACAGGCCATGGACGGCCTGAAACTGGCCCGGAGCCTTGCGGTCTGGTTCCACAGAAGCTTTGCTAAAAACGCAAAGGATTTCAAGCCCGGCCCCTTTGTTCCTCCCAAAGATCCCAGCCAGCCTTTGCGGGAGCTTCAGGAGGAAATGGAGCAGCTGAAGGCAAGCCTTAAGGATGCCTTTGAAAAGGAAGGTGAAAGCCGAGCCCTTGCAGAACTCATTGCAAGGGAGAAGGAAGAATATGAAGCCCTTGCGGAGCTGATGGATGCGGAAGCCAGAAGCTTTGAGGAAAGGGCGAAGGTGCAGGAGCAAAGGCTTGAAAAGGAAAGGGAAGCCTTTGAAAGCCGCATCAAAAATCTTCAGGAAGCCCTTGAAAAACAAAAAAATGAGAAAACGGACACCCCCGGTCTGAAGGAAATCCGCAAACGCACGGCGCAGGCGGCCAAAAATCTTTCCCTGAACGAGGAGCTGACCCGCATCCTCATTGATGCAAAACTTAAGGAATCAGGATGGGAGGCGGATTCCCAGTCCCTCACCCATGCCCTTGGCGCAAGGCCTGAAAAGGGCAGAAACCTTGCCATTGCGGAATGGCCCTTAAGCGGCGGTCAGCGGGCGGATTATATCCTTTTTGCGGGCCTCATCCCCCTTGCCGTGGTGGAGGCCAAGCGGGAAAACATCAATGTGGCCGCAGCCATCCCTCAGGCAGAACGCTATGCCAGAGCCTTCCGGCCTTCGAAATCCATGCAGCCCCCTTTGGAAAATGGCCCCTGGCCCGACGGTCAGCAGGCTTTTTTCGGTATTCCCTTTGCCTATGCCTGTAACGGCAGGCCCTTTCTTCCCCAGATGGCGGAGCAGTCCGGCACATGGTTCAGGGATCTTCGCAGCCCTTCTTCCATCCGCAGGGCTTTGGAAAACTTCCACAGCCCGTCAGGGCTTCTGGACATGCTGGCCCGAAGCCGCAGGGAGTCCATGGAGTTTTTAAAGAAGGAGCCCTTTGGTTATCTCCGGCTGAGGGAGTATCAGAAGCAGGCCATCACCGCCGTTGAAGAGGCCCTTGGCCGGGGAGACCGGCGCTGCCTTGTGGCCATGGCCACGGGAACGGGCAAGACCCGCACCATCATCGGGCTGATGTACCGTCTTCTCAAGGCCGAGGGTTTTCACCGGATTCTCTTTCTCGTGGATCGCACGGCCCTTGGCGGTCAGGCCATGGATGCCTTTAAGGAAGCCCCGCTGGAGCAGAACCTTTCCCTTTCCCGGGTTTACAACATTGCAGAAATGGGGGACATGGCAGAAGAGGCGGAAACCCGCATTCAGGTGGCAACGGTGCAGGCCATGGTGCGCCGTATTTTCATGGTGGAGACTCCCCCTGCCGTGGACACCTTTGACTGCATCATCGTGGATGAGGCCCACAGGGGCTATACTCTGGATCAGGAGATGGACGAAGGGGAGCTACTCTGCCGGGATGCTTTTCAGTACCAGTCCGCCTACCGCAGGGTGCTGGAATATTTTGATGCCGTTCGCATCGGTCTTACCGCCACCCCGGCCCGGCATACTACAGAAATTTTCGGCAGGCCGGTTTATACCTATTCCTACAGGGAAGCCGTGGCCGAAGACTGGCTCATTGATCACGAGCCGCCCATTCGCTATGAAACCGCACTTACCCGCCATGGCATCCATTTTGAAAAGGGCGAGGTGCAGGCCATCAATATGAAAACCGGGGCCGTGGAGCTGGCGGAGCTGGAGGATGAGCTGGATTTTGATGTGGAATCCTTCAACCGCAGGGTCATCACCGAAGGCTTCAACCGGGTGATCTGCGGGGAACTGGCCAAAGAGCTGGACCCCTTCGGCGATGAAAAGACCATGATCTTCTGCGCCACCCAGAACCATGCGGAAATGGTAAAACGACTTCTGGATGAGGCTTTTTCTGAAAAGTACAACGGCGATTACAATGAGGCCAGCGTCCGCATCATCACGGGCCGGACGGATAAGGTGGATCAGGTGATCCGCCTCTATAAAAACGAACGCTACCCCGTTGTGGCCATTACCGTGGATCTTCTCACTACTGGCATTGATGTGCCGCCCATCTGCCATCTGGTTTTTCTCCGCAGGGTGCGCTCCCGTATTCTCTTTGAGCAGATGATGGGCCGGGCCACCCGTCGCTGTGATGCCATCGGTAAAACGGTTTTCCGTGTCTATGATCCCGTGGGCATCTATGCGGCTCTGGAAAAGGTCACGGACATGAAGCCTCTTGTGAAAAATCCCGGCATCACCATCGCCCAGCTTCTGGATGAAATCAGTGATGCGCCCCGTCTGAAGGAGGCCCTTGAGCAGCCCGGAGAAAGGAAGGGCAGCCCCGCCACCCATGCCCATGATGTGCTGGATCAGCTCAGTCAGAAGCTCATGCGGGTGATGCGAAAGGCGGAAAAAAAGGCCGAAACCAGACCTGAAATGCGGGAAAAACTGGCGGAGCTGGAAAAAAGCTGGGGATGCGCCACGGAGGAAATGCCCCGCTTTCTGAGGGAGCTGGGGCCGGAAAAGGCTTCGGATTTTATCCGCAGCCAGCCGGGTTTTCTCAGGCAGGTGGAAGAGGTGCAGGCCATTTTGGGAAGTTATGTAAGGCCTCTTATCTATGAAGGGGCAGACGAGCTTCTGGAGCGCAGCCAGACCTGGGGAGAACATGGCAGGCCGGAGGATTATCTCGATGCCTTCACCCGCTTCATCCGGGAGGAGGTGAACCGCAATGCCGCCCTCATGGCCGTTGTTAATCGGCCAAAGGATCTGACCCGCTCCTCCCTCAAGGAGATCCGGCTCTTCCTTGATGGAGCAGGTTTTCCCGAAGCCCATCTGCGCAAGGCCTGGGCCAGCCGCACCAACGAGGACATCGCCGCCAGCGTTATTGGCTTTATCCGTCAGGCCGCCCTTGGAGAAGCCCTTGTGCCCTTTGAAACCCGTGTGCATAACGCCCTTCAGCGCATCCTCGCCATGCATGAATGGTCAGGCGTACAGAAACAGTGGTTGAAACGGCTGGCCGTCCAGCTCTCCCATGAGGTGGTGGTGGATGCGGAGTTCATCAACCGGGTCTTTGCTGCCCACGGCGGCGTGAAGCGCTTCGATAAGGTGCTGGACAACAGACTGGATGCCGTGCTGGAAACCTTCAGCGAAGAACTCTGGCAGGCGGGCTGA
- a CDS encoding AAA family ATPase yields MKYPYGISDFEEVLSNNYFYCDRTDKILELEKAKSQLFIRPRRFGKSLLLSMLENYYDLAKKDAFQKLFGNLKIGQNPTPLRNSYFILRWDFSCVDATGGINDIRQSLFDHINVRIENFIKYYQMHGFEIQGVRISSENALYSMESLLGSVQAHGHAVYLLIDEYDNFANTLLMSPSGKKEDYERLVREEGILRTVFKAVKALTSGTKIDRVFITGVSPVVLSDITSGYNVAESIYSEAAVNDLCGFREDEIRDEIENIVGGSHPERGELGEAKTEDALNTMRSFYNGYLFSVDAHEFIYNPTMCLYFFKQFAGKGRYPKQMLDSNLSTDQAKLSYIASLNGGQELLLNLMEKEDSAVIESVALSFGIEDILLDSSRDRQFLTSFLYYFGILTIAEETPDLKTRLKIPNMAVKGLYADKLCHTLLPDPMERDAGRLAAEKVFQKGDMQPLCDFVEKKYFKVFSNRDYILANELTLKTAFLTLLYNDIIFLMDSETEISRRYSDLTMIIRPDKRYGRVYDVLIEFKFVSLKDAGLSGKEALALSVDDLKALPPVREKMKEGREQVEDYGARLEEKYKTLRLQKFVVTALGFDRVCFEKIGEAPPLPE; encoded by the coding sequence ATGAAATACCCCTATGGAATTTCTGATTTTGAAGAAGTCTTATCCAATAATTATTTTTACTGTGATAGAACGGATAAAATCCTTGAGCTTGAAAAGGCCAAATCCCAGCTTTTCATCAGGCCAAGGCGCTTTGGTAAAAGCCTTCTTCTCTCCATGCTGGAAAATTATTATGATCTTGCCAAAAAAGATGCTTTCCAGAAATTATTCGGAAATTTAAAGATTGGTCAAAACCCGACACCCTTGAGAAATTCCTATTTCATTTTAAGGTGGGATTTTTCCTGTGTAGATGCAACGGGAGGCATCAATGATATAAGGCAGTCATTATTTGACCATATCAATGTGAGGATTGAGAATTTTATAAAATACTATCAAATGCATGGGTTTGAGATTCAGGGTGTCCGCATCAGCAGTGAAAACGCCCTTTATTCCATGGAGTCCCTCCTTGGTTCCGTGCAGGCCCATGGTCATGCCGTTTATCTTCTGATTGACGAATACGATAACTTTGCCAACACCCTCCTCATGTCTCCTTCGGGCAAAAAAGAGGATTATGAAAGGCTTGTCAGGGAAGAGGGAATTTTAAGAACGGTTTTCAAGGCCGTAAAGGCCCTGACCTCGGGCACAAAGATTGACAGGGTTTTCATCACAGGAGTTTCCCCAGTTGTTCTGAGTGACATCACAAGCGGCTACAATGTTGCCGAAAGTATTTATTCGGAAGCTGCTGTCAATGATCTCTGCGGGTTCAGGGAAGATGAGATAAGGGACGAAATTGAAAACATCGTGGGGGGAAGCCATCCTGAACGTGGAGAATTGGGGGAAGCGAAAACAGAAGATGCCCTTAATACCATGAGAAGCTTTTACAATGGCTACCTTTTTTCCGTAGATGCCCATGAATTTATTTATAATCCAACCATGTGCCTTTATTTTTTCAAGCAGTTTGCAGGCAAGGGAAGATATCCAAAGCAGATGCTGGATTCCAACCTTTCCACGGATCAGGCCAAGCTCAGCTATATCGCCAGCCTCAACGGGGGCCAGGAGCTGCTTTTGAATCTCATGGAAAAGGAAGACAGCGCTGTCATTGAAAGTGTGGCGCTGTCCTTTGGTATTGAGGATATCCTTTTGGACAGCTCACGGGACAGGCAGTTTCTCACATCCTTCCTGTATTATTTCGGAATCCTTACCATAGCTGAAGAAACACCGGATCTGAAAACAAGGCTGAAAATCCCCAACATGGCGGTCAAGGGCCTGTATGCGGACAAGCTCTGCCACACCCTGCTTCCCGACCCCATGGAAAGGGATGCGGGCAGACTTGCGGCAGAAAAGGTGTTTCAGAAGGGCGACATGCAGCCCCTCTGTGATTTTGTGGAGAAAAAATATTTTAAGGTTTTCAGCAACCGGGATTACATCCTTGCCAATGAGCTGACCCTTAAAACCGCTTTTCTTACCCTTCTTTACAATGACATCATTTTTCTCATGGATTCTGAAACGGAAATCTCCAGAAGATATTCCGACCTCACCATGATCATTCGGCCCGATAAGAGATATGGCAGGGTGTATGATGTTTTGATTGAGTTCAAGTTTGTCAGCCTGAAGGATGCGGGTTTATCCGGTAAAGAGGCGCTGGCTTTAAGCGTGGATGATCTGAAAGCCCTTCCTCCCGTCCGGGAAAAGATGAAGGAGGGAAGGGAACAGGTGGAAGATTACGGTGCAAGGCTTGAAGAAAAATACAAAACCCTGAGACTCCAGAAGTTTGTGGTGACAGCCCTCGGGTTTGATCGGGTGTGTTTTGAAAAGATTGGAGAAGCCCCGCCTTTGCCGGAATAA
- a CDS encoding ATP-binding protein yields the protein MKKLPVGIQSFEAMRSEPHYYVDKTRFVKTLMDSGKYYFLSRPRRFGKSLFVDTLRQAFLAKKEYFQGLYLEHNWDWSTSYPVIHISFGSGVLHSLEELAVKMESILMDIRNEHGIDYEKLSVNDRFMEAIVKIARKYGQKVVVLIDEYDKPILDNIANKSLAIEIREKLKNLYSVLKDADVHLKFVFITGVSKFSKVSLFSGLNNLQDMTMNPACATLCGYTQKELEMVFADQLEGLDKDRIRQWYNGYAWLGERVYNPFDILLYFSERQFRSFWFETGTPRFLITLLMERHYSIPSIEQLYLGEELIDSFDVDRIRVETLLFQAGYLTIERMDEDMVGRRTYQLAYPNMEVKSSLNRWILNELVEDVVAKSANETSLIRAIQTKSFNDLRDIFHRFFASIPHDWYRKNELSGYEGYYASIFYCYFAACGFEIRTEDATNHGRMDLSLFYDAICCIFEFKVLENSKEGSAMAQLKDRKYHEKYQGSGREIYLVAVEFSKKDRNIENFEVEKVS from the coding sequence ATGAAAAAATTACCCGTTGGTATTCAGAGTTTTGAGGCCATGCGTTCGGAGCCCCACTATTATGTCGATAAGACCCGCTTTGTTAAAACGCTCATGGATTCAGGGAAGTACTATTTTCTTTCACGGCCAAGGCGTTTTGGCAAAAGCCTTTTTGTGGATACTCTGCGTCAGGCATTTTTAGCCAAAAAAGAGTATTTCCAAGGCCTCTACCTTGAGCACAACTGGGACTGGAGTACCTCTTATCCTGTCATTCACATCAGCTTTGGCAGCGGTGTTCTCCACAGCCTTGAAGAGCTTGCTGTAAAAATGGAATCCATTCTCATGGATATCCGCAATGAGCACGGCATTGACTATGAAAAGCTGTCTGTTAATGATCGTTTTATGGAAGCCATTGTCAAAATTGCCAGAAAATATGGGCAGAAGGTTGTGGTCCTCATCGATGAATACGACAAGCCTATCCTTGATAATATTGCCAATAAAAGCCTTGCCATAGAAATCAGAGAAAAGCTGAAAAACCTCTATTCCGTTTTAAAGGACGCGGATGTTCACCTGAAATTTGTTTTTATTACGGGGGTGAGCAAGTTTTCCAAGGTTTCCCTTTTTAGCGGTCTCAACAACCTTCAGGATATGACCATGAATCCGGCCTGTGCCACCCTCTGCGGTTATACCCAGAAGGAGCTTGAAATGGTCTTTGCGGATCAGCTTGAAGGCCTTGATAAGGACAGAATCCGCCAGTGGTACAACGGCTATGCCTGGCTTGGGGAAAGGGTATACAATCCCTTTGATATCCTTCTTTATTTCAGTGAAAGACAGTTTCGATCCTTCTGGTTTGAAACGGGAACACCCCGTTTTCTCATTACCCTTCTCATGGAAAGGCATTACAGCATTCCTTCCATTGAGCAGCTTTACCTTGGCGAAGAGCTGATCGACAGTTTTGATGTGGATCGCATCCGTGTGGAAACCCTGCTGTTTCAGGCGGGTTATCTCACCATAGAGCGGATGGACGAAGACATGGTGGGCCGCAGAACCTACCAGCTTGCCTACCCGAATATGGAGGTAAAAAGCAGCCTTAATCGCTGGATCTTAAATGAGCTGGTGGAGGATGTGGTGGCCAAAAGTGCCAATGAGACCTCCCTGATACGGGCCATACAGACAAAATCCTTTAATGATTTAAGGGATATTTTCCACCGGTTTTTTGCTTCCATCCCCCACGACTGGTACAGAAAAAATGAGCTTTCGGGATACGAGGGCTATTATGCCAGTATTTTTTACTGCTACTTTGCCGCCTGCGGGTTTGAGATCCGCACCGAAGATGCAACCAACCATGGTCGCATGGATTTAAGCCTCTTTTATGATGCTATCTGCTGCATTTTTGAATTTAAGGTGTTGGAAAATTCAAAAGAAGGCAGTGCCATGGCCCAGCTTAAAGACAGAAAATACCATGAAAAATATCAGGGTTCCGGCAGGGAAATTTATCTTGTGGCCGTTGAGTTTTCTAAAAAAGACAGAAATATTGAAAATTTTGAAGTGGAAAAAGTTTCGTAA